In the Pseudomonas sp. ADAK2 genome, one interval contains:
- a CDS encoding HD domain-containing protein: MTATAFAPLQTLAETLLPHALEPSEDGAHDLSHLQRVWHNVRTLHAQEGGDLDVLLAAVLLHDCVAVEKNSPLRSQASRLAADKAATLLTTLDWPGAKITAATHAIEAHSFSANITPTTLEAKIMQDADRLDSLGMLGVARTFYIAGRMGSALYDPQDPEAKARDYDDKRFCLDHFQTKLLHLADGFQTVTGQHLAQIRHQRLKGFMELFKEEIGVCRSSSN, from the coding sequence ATGACCGCCACCGCTTTCGCCCCCCTGCAAACCCTCGCCGAGACACTCCTGCCCCACGCGCTGGAACCCTCGGAGGACGGCGCCCACGACCTGTCGCACTTGCAGCGCGTCTGGCACAACGTGCGCACGCTTCACGCACAAGAAGGCGGTGATCTGGACGTGTTGTTGGCAGCGGTGCTGTTGCATGATTGCGTGGCGGTGGAGAAGAACTCGCCGTTGCGCTCCCAGGCCTCAAGGCTGGCAGCGGATAAAGCGGCGACGCTGCTGACGACACTGGACTGGCCCGGCGCAAAAATCACCGCCGCCACCCACGCCATCGAGGCTCACAGCTTTTCCGCCAACATCACCCCGACCACCCTCGAAGCGAAAATCATGCAAGACGCTGACCGGCTCGATTCCCTCGGCATGCTCGGCGTGGCGCGAACCTTCTACATCGCCGGGCGCATGGGCAGTGCGTTGTACGACCCGCAGGACCCGGAAGCCAAAGCACGGGACTACGACGACAAGCGCTTTTGCCTCGACCATTTCCAGACCAAGCTGCTGCACCTGGCGGACGGCTTCCAGACCGTCACGGGCCAGCACCTGGCGCAGATTCGCCATCAGCGTTTGAAGGGTTTCATGGAGTTGTTCAAGGAAGAAATCGGTGTTTGCCGGTCGTCTTCCAACTGA
- a CDS encoding GNAT family N-acetyltransferase, with protein MTIEIRPATPSDAPQILAFITELADYERARHEVIASVADIERSLFSEGATAHGLICLRDGLAIGFAVFFFSYSTWLGSNCLYLEDLYITPEQRGGGAGKTLLRHLAKIACANDCGRFEWSVLDWNKPAIEFYKSLGAQPQEEWVRYRMDGAVLREFAEGR; from the coding sequence ATGACGATCGAGATCCGCCCGGCGACCCCCAGCGATGCACCGCAAATCCTCGCGTTCATCACTGAGCTGGCCGACTACGAACGTGCCCGTCACGAAGTCATCGCCAGCGTTGCCGACATCGAGCGCAGCCTGTTCAGCGAAGGCGCCACCGCCCACGGCCTGATCTGCCTGCGCGACGGTCTGGCGATCGGCTTCGCGGTGTTCTTCTTCAGCTATTCCACCTGGCTCGGCAGCAACTGCCTGTACCTCGAAGACCTCTACATCACCCCCGAACAACGCGGCGGCGGCGCCGGCAAAACCTTGCTGCGCCACCTGGCCAAAATCGCCTGCGCCAATGATTGCGGGCGTTTCGAATGGAGCGTGCTGGACTGGAACAAACCCGCCATCGAGTTCTACAAATCCCTCGGCGCGCAGCCACAGGAAGAGTGGGTGCGTTATCGGATGGATGGGGCGGTGTTGCGGGAGTTTGCCGAGGGGCGTTGA
- a CDS encoding 2-dehydro-3-deoxygalactonokinase — MLAQLIALDWGTTSLRAYKLAAGGQVLEQRSLSSGIMQLPRTPRIINGQECTDGFELAFDDACGDWLDAQPDLPVIACGMVGSAQGWREASYQDTPANVANLGNSLQTVRSLRGVDVHIVPGVIQRSHLPNVMRGEETQVLGVLQNLPSGASGDLLIGLPGSHSKWVEVADGCIVHFDTFMTGEVFAVLSEHSILGRTQQQGTSFDGQAFDRGVQVALSADGEIGPLSTLFSARSLGLTGELSATAQPDYLSGLLIGHELSALANVQRRRRNSVHLPSIILIGNTQLCARYSRALDACGFAKVTLAEQATERGLWQLAVAAGLIKHHPSR, encoded by the coding sequence ATGCTGGCGCAATTGATCGCGCTCGATTGGGGGACAACCTCATTACGTGCTTACAAACTCGCCGCGGGTGGCCAGGTGCTGGAACAGCGTTCGCTGTCGTCCGGGATCATGCAGCTGCCGCGCACGCCGCGAATCATCAACGGCCAGGAATGCACCGACGGTTTTGAACTGGCCTTCGATGACGCCTGCGGTGACTGGCTCGACGCGCAACCCGATTTACCGGTGATTGCCTGCGGTATGGTCGGCAGCGCCCAGGGCTGGCGAGAAGCGTCCTACCAGGACACGCCGGCCAACGTCGCCAATCTCGGAAACTCCCTACAAACCGTTCGCAGTCTTCGCGGTGTCGATGTGCACATCGTGCCGGGTGTGATTCAACGTTCGCATCTACCGAACGTGATGCGTGGCGAAGAAACCCAAGTGCTTGGCGTGTTACAGAACCTGCCGAGCGGGGCGAGCGGCGATCTGTTGATCGGCTTGCCGGGCAGTCATTCGAAATGGGTGGAAGTGGCCGACGGCTGCATCGTTCATTTCGACACCTTCATGACCGGCGAAGTCTTCGCCGTGCTCAGCGAACACAGCATTCTCGGGCGCACCCAACAGCAGGGCACATCGTTCGATGGCCAGGCGTTTGATCGCGGTGTGCAAGTGGCGTTGTCGGCGGACGGCGAGATCGGGCCGTTGTCGACCTTGTTTAGCGCTCGCAGCCTCGGGCTGACCGGCGAACTCAGCGCCACCGCGCAACCGGACTATTTGTCCGGCCTGTTGATCGGGCATGAGCTATCGGCTTTGGCCAACGTTCAGCGCCGCCGTCGTAACAGCGTGCATCTGCCCTCGATCATCCTCATCGGTAATACCCAACTCTGCGCCCGCTACAGCCGGGCCCTCGATGCCTGCGGCTTTGCCAAAGTGACCCTGGCCGAACAGGCCACCGAGCGCGGGTTGTGGCAACTGGCGGTTGCCGCCGGACTGATCAAACACCATCCATCCCGTTAA
- a CDS encoding 2-dehydro-3-deoxy-6-phosphogalactonate aldolase — translation MLKQALAQNGLIAILRGLRPTEAAAIGEVLYSAGFRVIEVPLNSPEPYESIRILRSTLPADCLIGAGTVLTPEQVEQVKAAGGQVIVMPHSDPKVLRAAKTAGLFLSPGVATPTEAFAALAEGADVLKMFPAEQMGPAVVKAWLAVLPAGTILAPVGGITPDNMQVFIDAGVKGFGLGSGLFKPGMTPEQVAANAKAYVTAWKALS, via the coding sequence ATGCTCAAGCAAGCCCTGGCGCAAAACGGCCTGATCGCGATCCTGCGCGGCCTGCGTCCAACAGAGGCTGCGGCCATCGGCGAAGTCCTGTACAGCGCCGGATTTCGCGTCATTGAAGTGCCGCTCAATTCCCCCGAGCCGTACGAAAGTATCCGCATCCTGCGCAGTACCTTGCCTGCCGATTGCCTGATCGGCGCGGGCACGGTGCTGACACCGGAACAGGTCGAGCAGGTGAAAGCGGCGGGCGGGCAGGTGATCGTCATGCCCCACAGCGATCCCAAGGTGTTGCGCGCGGCGAAGACGGCGGGGTTGTTCCTGTCGCCGGGCGTGGCGACGCCGACCGAAGCCTTTGCCGCATTGGCCGAAGGCGCAGATGTGCTGAAGATGTTTCCCGCCGAGCAGATGGGCCCAGCCGTAGTGAAAGCCTGGCTCGCGGTGTTGCCGGCCGGGACCATTCTGGCGCCGGTCGGTGGCATCACGCCGGACAACATGCAGGTGTTTATCGACGCGGGCGTCAAAGGTTTCGGCCTGGGTTCCGGGTTGTTCAAACCGGGCATGACGCCCGAGCAAGTGGCGGCCAATGCCAAGGCTTACGTCACTGCCTGGAAAGCCCTGAGCTAA
- the dgoD gene encoding galactonate dehydratase produces MKITKLTTFIVPPRWCFLKIETDEGVTGWGEPVVEGRAHTVAAAVEELSDYLIGKDPRNIEDIWTVLYRGGFYRGGAIHMSALAGIDQALWDIKGKALGVSVSDLLGGQVRDKIRVYSWIGGDRPADTARAAKEAVERGFTAVKMNGTEELQFLDSFEKVDLALANVAAVRDAVGPNVGIGVDFHGRVHKPMAKVLMKELDPYKLMFIEEPVLSENYEALKELAPLTSTPIALGERLFSRWDFKRVLSEGYVDIIQPDASHAGGITETRKIANMAEAYDVALALHCPLGPIALAACLQLDAVCYNAFIQEQSLGIHYNESNDLLDYVKDPRVFDYDKGFVKIPNGPGLGIEINEEYVIERAAVGHRWRNPIWRHADGSFAEW; encoded by the coding sequence ATGAAAATCACCAAACTCACCACCTTCATCGTGCCGCCGCGCTGGTGCTTCCTCAAGATCGAAACCGACGAAGGCGTGACCGGCTGGGGCGAACCCGTGGTCGAAGGCCGCGCCCACACCGTCGCCGCAGCCGTTGAAGAATTGTCCGACTACCTGATCGGCAAAGACCCACGCAACATCGAAGACATCTGGACCGTGCTCTATCGCGGCGGCTTCTACCGGGGCGGCGCGATTCACATGAGCGCACTGGCCGGTATCGATCAGGCGTTGTGGGACATCAAGGGCAAGGCGCTGGGCGTGTCGGTCAGCGATTTGCTCGGTGGCCAGGTGCGGGACAAGATTCGCGTGTATTCGTGGATCGGTGGCGACCGCCCGGCGGACACCGCGCGCGCGGCGAAAGAAGCGGTCGAGCGTGGTTTCACTGCGGTGAAAATGAACGGCACCGAAGAGCTGCAATTCCTCGATTCCTTCGAGAAAGTCGACCTGGCCCTGGCCAACGTCGCTGCCGTGCGTGACGCGGTCGGGCCGAACGTTGGCATCGGTGTCGACTTCCATGGCCGGGTGCACAAACCCATGGCCAAGGTGCTGATGAAGGAACTCGACCCGTACAAACTGATGTTTATCGAAGAACCGGTGCTCAGCGAAAACTACGAAGCGCTGAAGGAACTGGCGCCGCTGACCAGCACGCCGATTGCCCTCGGCGAACGCTTGTTTTCGCGCTGGGATTTCAAGCGCGTGCTCAGCGAAGGCTACGTCGACATCATCCAGCCCGATGCTTCCCACGCTGGCGGCATCACCGAAACCCGCAAGATCGCCAACATGGCCGAAGCCTACGACGTGGCGCTGGCGCTGCACTGCCCGCTGGGCCCGATTGCCCTGGCGGCGTGCCTGCAACTGGACGCGGTTTGCTACAACGCGTTCATCCAGGAACAGAGCCTGGGCATTCACTACAACGAGAGCAACGACCTGCTGGATTACGTCAAGGATCCGCGGGTGTTTGATTACGACAAAGGCTTCGTGAAGATTCCGAATGGCCCGGGCCTGGGCATCGAGATCAACGAGGAATATGTGATCGAACGTGCGGCGGTCGGGCATCGCTGGCGCAACCCGATCTGGCGCCATGCCGATGGCAGTTTCGCCGAGTGGTGA